Proteins from a genomic interval of Halopseudomonas litoralis:
- the rluC gene encoding 23S rRNA pseudouridine(955/2504/2580) synthase RluC, with protein sequence MKIEQSVISATVQTDLITEDQAGQRIDNYLLTRLKGAPRTLIYRILRKGEVRVNKGRIKPEYRLQAGDSIRIPPVRLPQPDEPALVGQGILNALESSILYEDKGLIVVNKPAGLAVHGGSGLNFGVIEAMRQLRPDSQQLELVHRLDRDTSGCLMIAKKRSMLRHLHAELRGDGAGKGVTKCYLALVRGRWPATVKKVHAPLLKNNLRSGERMVEVNPEGKESLTEFRVVQRFGDFATLVEARPITGRTHQIRVHARHAGHPIAGDPKYGDDEFSRIIREKGGKRLFLHAVSLESSLPEGGRLQVAAEPGEVWDRTLRQLDKD encoded by the coding sequence ATGAAAATCGAACAATCCGTTATCTCCGCTACCGTGCAGACCGACCTGATCACAGAAGACCAGGCCGGTCAGCGAATCGACAATTATTTGCTGACCCGCCTCAAGGGGGCGCCGCGTACGCTCATCTATCGCATTCTGCGCAAGGGTGAGGTGCGTGTGAACAAGGGGCGCATCAAGCCTGAATATCGCTTGCAGGCGGGCGACAGTATCCGTATTCCGCCTGTGCGTCTGCCGCAGCCAGATGAGCCGGCACTGGTAGGTCAGGGCATTCTCAATGCGCTGGAAAGCAGTATCCTCTACGAAGACAAGGGACTGATTGTGGTCAACAAGCCGGCCGGCCTGGCTGTGCATGGTGGCAGCGGGCTGAATTTCGGGGTTATCGAGGCAATGCGCCAGTTGCGCCCCGACTCCCAGCAGCTGGAGTTGGTGCATCGGTTGGACCGGGATACCTCCGGGTGTCTGATGATCGCCAAGAAGCGCAGCATGTTGCGCCATCTGCATGCGGAGTTGCGGGGCGATGGAGCGGGCAAGGGTGTCACCAAATGTTATCTGGCGCTGGTACGCGGGCGCTGGCCGGCGACGGTAAAGAAGGTGCATGCACCGCTGCTGAAAAACAATCTGCGCTCCGGCGAGCGCATGGTCGAGGTCAATCCGGAGGGCAAGGAGTCGCTGACCGAATTTCGCGTTGTGCAGCGCTTCGGCGACTTTGCGACGCTGGTAGAGGCGCGTCCGATCACCGGGCGAACCCATCAGATCAGGGTCCATGCCCGTCATGCAGGTCATCCGATAGCTGGCGACCCCAAATACGGGGATGATGAGTTTTCCAGAATCATTCGAGAAAAAGGCGGTAAGCGGTTGTTTTTGCATGCGGTATCCCTCGAGTCTTCCTTGCCGGAAGGGGGGCGGTTGCAGGTCGCTGCCGAGCCTGGCGAAGTCTGGGATCGCACGCTGCGCCAGCTGGATAAGGACTGA